A genomic window from Tautonia rosea includes:
- a CDS encoding SGNH/GDSL hydrolase family protein, translating into MSHWSRWFLVALVAQLTPGYSLVASDQIDPSHATVRQDDPTLWYKVQLLGLEGQGWTETKAPFDRLPAHAEGVVRDPVWSLSRHAAGLCVRFKTDAETIRARWTLTSDRLAMPHMPATGVSGLDLYAKLDDQWCWVGVGFPSEVTNTVTLASGLTGEAREYLLYLPLYNGVASVEIGLPEGATLAKATPRAEGQEKPIVVYGTSITQGGCASRPGMVHTAILGRRFNRPVINLGFSGNGKMEAELADLLAELDPALYVLDCLPNMVAEEIEARVEPFVRSLRSARPETPIVLAEDRTYTNARLVAGQWERNRSSRAALRAAYDRLVASGVKGLTYLAGDPQLGEDGEATVDGSHPTDLGFLRMADVFESVLQPLLATPEPVETCERTATGPVEVPRTLQDSFHPPIAFLGDDGTYSSPLEFSDGRTVQNATDWLERRREILSTWHGIMGQWPALLDEPATETLGTETQEGFEQRQVRIEVAPEGRTLDGYLLIPEGDGPFPAMLVVFYEPETAIGEGNPVLAFARDLANSGFVALSLGIDPSAVIPEAGRLGVQPLSYLAFMAANASNAMARMPEIDPDRIGVMGHSYGGKWALFASCLHEAFACGVWSDPGIVFDESRPNVNYWEPWYLGWEAGRNRSRGVITPESPRTGAYEQLVRKGHDLHELHALMAPRPFLVSGGSEDPPERWRALSHTVAVNRLLGFEHQVALTNRPGHRPTEQSNEQIMDFLKSVLRP; encoded by the coding sequence ATGAGCCATTGGAGTAGGTGGTTCCTGGTTGCTCTGGTCGCTCAGTTAACGCCAGGATATTCGTTGGTCGCCTCGGATCAGATCGACCCAAGCCACGCGACGGTTCGGCAGGATGATCCGACACTCTGGTACAAGGTTCAGCTCCTCGGCCTCGAGGGCCAGGGATGGACCGAGACCAAGGCGCCGTTCGACCGGCTCCCGGCGCACGCGGAAGGAGTCGTCCGTGACCCGGTCTGGAGCTTGAGCCGTCATGCAGCAGGGCTGTGTGTCCGATTCAAAACGGACGCAGAGACGATCCGGGCCCGCTGGACTCTGACCTCAGATCGACTGGCCATGCCTCACATGCCCGCGACGGGTGTCAGTGGTCTGGACCTCTACGCCAAGCTTGACGACCAGTGGTGTTGGGTTGGTGTCGGTTTTCCCAGTGAGGTGACGAACACGGTCACGCTAGCATCGGGACTGACAGGTGAGGCTCGCGAATATCTGCTTTATTTGCCGCTCTACAACGGAGTGGCGTCAGTGGAAATTGGCTTGCCCGAAGGAGCGACTCTTGCCAAGGCGACACCGAGGGCCGAGGGTCAGGAGAAACCAATCGTTGTCTACGGGACATCGATCACCCAGGGAGGCTGTGCCTCTCGGCCGGGGATGGTTCATACAGCGATTCTCGGACGTCGGTTCAATCGTCCGGTGATCAACCTCGGCTTCTCCGGCAATGGAAAGATGGAAGCGGAACTCGCCGATCTGCTCGCCGAGCTTGATCCGGCGCTTTATGTGCTCGACTGTCTACCGAATATGGTTGCGGAAGAGATCGAAGCCCGCGTTGAGCCGTTTGTCCGGTCCCTTCGCAGTGCGCGACCCGAAACGCCGATCGTCCTGGCCGAAGACCGTACCTACACGAACGCTCGCCTCGTCGCAGGACAGTGGGAACGGAACCGATCCTCACGTGCGGCGCTTCGAGCGGCGTACGATCGCCTAGTCGCTTCAGGGGTGAAGGGGCTGACTTACTTGGCTGGCGATCCACAGCTTGGGGAGGACGGTGAGGCGACGGTCGATGGGTCGCATCCGACGGACCTCGGCTTTCTTCGGATGGCAGACGTCTTCGAGTCGGTCCTTCAGCCCCTCTTGGCGACTCCCGAGCCGGTCGAGACTTGCGAGCGCACCGCAACAGGGCCGGTCGAGGTCCCCAGGACGTTGCAAGACTCCTTTCATCCCCCTATAGCGTTTCTCGGGGACGACGGAACGTATTCCTCTCCCCTTGAATTTTCCGATGGTCGAACCGTGCAAAACGCGACGGATTGGCTGGAGCGGAGACGCGAGATTCTCTCCACCTGGCACGGGATCATGGGACAGTGGCCCGCGTTGCTCGATGAGCCAGCAACGGAAACGCTTGGGACGGAAACCCAAGAAGGCTTCGAGCAACGTCAGGTTCGGATCGAGGTCGCCCCCGAGGGTCGCACACTGGATGGCTATCTGCTGATTCCGGAGGGTGATGGACCATTCCCGGCCATGCTGGTCGTCTTCTACGAACCAGAAACCGCCATCGGCGAGGGAAACCCTGTGCTCGCATTCGCTCGGGACCTCGCGAACTCCGGCTTCGTTGCTCTCTCGCTTGGAATCGACCCGAGTGCGGTGATCCCGGAGGCGGGACGGCTCGGAGTGCAACCCCTTTCGTACCTTGCATTCATGGCCGCGAATGCCTCGAACGCGATGGCAAGGATGCCGGAGATTGACCCGGATCGGATCGGAGTCATGGGACATTCCTACGGCGGGAAGTGGGCCTTGTTTGCATCGTGCCTGCACGAGGCCTTTGCGTGTGGGGTCTGGTCGGACCCCGGGATCGTCTTCGACGAGTCGCGTCCCAACGTCAACTACTGGGAGCCGTGGTATCTGGGGTGGGAAGCCGGTCGGAACCGCTCCCGAGGCGTCATTACCCCAGAGAGTCCTCGGACCGGCGCTTATGAACAACTGGTTCGCAAAGGTCACGATCTGCATGAATTGCACGCTTTGATGGCTCCGCGACCATTCCTCGTTTCCGGAGGTTCGGAAGATCCTCCCGAGCGCTGGCGGGCGTTAAGTCACACGGTTGCGGTGAATCGGCTTCTGGGTTTCGAACACCAGGTGGCCCTGACAAACCGTCCAGGGCATCGTCCGACGGAACAATCAAACGAACAGATCATGGACTTTTTGAAATCTGTATTGAGGCCCTGA
- a CDS encoding glycerophosphodiester phosphodiesterase — protein sequence MMNALISLLLVLGLIPLDFDPTKTPIPIGHRGLLHYAPENSMAGFQACIELRIGFELDVRRAGDGTLVCLHDATVDRTTNGLGSIDDRSVQQLKTLDAGSWFDPVFSGETVPTLEDVLSLLKGDRGSGILVAVDLKVDDTSMADDVVGLARRVGVLDRLVFIGLTIENPDLRRRIRQADSKAHPAVLSESPEQFEAALVDPCSDWIYVRAIPSAAEIDRAHARSKRVFIAGPKVAGFESVNWREAARSGVDAVLTDFPLQFRKTFRTTP from the coding sequence ATGATGAACGCGCTGATCAGCCTTCTCTTGGTCCTTGGACTGATTCCGCTTGACTTCGATCCGACAAAGACTCCGATTCCCATAGGTCACCGTGGGCTATTGCACTATGCGCCGGAAAACTCAATGGCAGGGTTTCAGGCTTGCATCGAATTGCGGATCGGATTCGAACTCGACGTTCGACGAGCCGGAGACGGGACCCTTGTCTGTCTTCACGATGCCACCGTTGATCGTACCACCAACGGTCTCGGATCGATTGACGATCGATCGGTCCAACAACTCAAAACGCTCGATGCGGGCTCGTGGTTCGATCCTGTGTTCTCGGGAGAGACAGTCCCAACCCTTGAAGACGTGCTTTCCCTCCTAAAAGGGGATCGAGGGTCTGGAATCCTGGTCGCCGTTGACCTGAAAGTCGACGATACGTCGATGGCTGATGATGTGGTCGGGCTGGCTAGGCGGGTCGGGGTGCTCGATCGTCTTGTGTTCATTGGCCTGACAATTGAGAACCCCGACTTACGTCGTCGGATTCGTCAGGCCGATTCGAAAGCTCATCCCGCCGTTTTGTCAGAATCCCCCGAGCAATTCGAGGCTGCTTTGGTGGATCCTTGTTCGGACTGGATCTACGTTCGTGCCATTCCCTCGGCGGCTGAGATCGATCGTGCCCATGCACGTTCCAAACGCGTGTTCATTGCAGGTCCAAAGGTGGCGGGATTCGAATCGGTCAACTGGCGCGAGGCTGCTCGTTCGGGTGTAGATGCGGTGCTGACGGACTTCCCTCTCCAGTTTCGGAAGACGTTTCGGACGACTCCATGA
- a CDS encoding penicillin acylase family protein — protein MHLYDPSRIGITKSGRPFFVLVVSVLVLVGNVASGAEERLVIEGLDQPVEVLKDRWGISHIYAQTEHDLFFAQGFNAARDRLFQLELWRRQATGTVAEIQGPKALQGDIGARLLKFRGDMTAELAHYHPRGAEIILAFVEGINAYIDLTLREPSRLPLPFQILGIAPGHWTPEVVVSRHNGLFRNATQEVQFTQLVHLLGSERARALVNLKPGLPALVPDETIDTALFSRDILQRYADSRSGVRFEPEDVKPEFRRADVPEHQEGLPTTSFLPDLENDPGLLGSNNWAVAGGRTLSGHPLLANDPHRSMQIPSLRYWVHLVGPDWDVIGGGEPALPGISIGHNRRGAWGLTIFPIDQEDLYVYETNPDNPLLYRYQSGWESMRVLSETFLVKGEGETTVDLKFTRHGPVLYEDHEHHRAYALRAAWLEVGTAPYLASLRMNQASTWEEFRKACRYSLTPSENMVWADVDGHIGWQSVGLAPIRKGWNGLLPVPGDGRFEWEGFLPADELPHRLDPPEGWIGSANQNNLPQGYSHALGFVWADPFRFARVSEVLSSGRLLALGDMVQLQQDELSIPARLLVPLLRGLEPKDDRTRDVLDRLMSWDFVLDRGSISAAIYVTWEAHLKEAVGQRLIPKEVRSVLHPRSLSTEKLVHWLTSPDGRLGADPVAVRDAILIDALHHAQVELTERLGTQMDQWQYGQVDLKHIQLHHALSRAVDKATRAQLDPEPRARGGNASTVNNTSDAENQASGASFRMIAVVGDWDRSLGTNAPGQSGDPGSSHYDDLLEPWSKGRVFPVISSRSGVEAVTEATLQLFPTPGTKQAESP, from the coding sequence GTGCATCTTTACGATCCGTCTCGAATCGGGATCACGAAGTCTGGTCGACCGTTCTTCGTCTTGGTGGTTTCAGTCCTCGTGTTGGTGGGAAACGTCGCATCAGGGGCCGAGGAACGGCTGGTGATCGAAGGGCTTGATCAACCGGTTGAGGTCCTCAAGGACCGATGGGGAATCTCGCATATTTACGCCCAAACCGAACACGATCTGTTCTTCGCTCAGGGCTTCAACGCGGCGCGAGATCGGCTCTTTCAGCTCGAACTCTGGCGACGCCAGGCCACCGGCACCGTGGCTGAGATTCAGGGTCCAAAAGCGCTTCAAGGAGACATCGGCGCGCGTCTCTTGAAATTCCGAGGAGACATGACCGCGGAACTGGCCCACTATCACCCCCGAGGGGCCGAGATTATCCTGGCCTTCGTAGAGGGGATCAACGCGTACATCGACCTCACCCTCCGAGAACCATCGCGCCTTCCGCTTCCCTTCCAAATTCTGGGAATCGCTCCAGGCCACTGGACACCCGAGGTGGTTGTCTCTCGGCACAATGGACTATTTCGTAACGCTACGCAGGAGGTGCAATTTACTCAGCTTGTTCACTTGCTAGGTTCGGAGCGGGCCCGAGCATTGGTAAATCTGAAACCGGGTCTCCCTGCCTTGGTCCCAGATGAAACGATCGATACGGCCTTGTTCTCCCGAGACATCTTGCAACGGTATGCTGACTCACGCTCTGGAGTGCGGTTTGAACCCGAGGATGTTAAACCTGAATTCCGGCGGGCCGATGTGCCGGAACACCAGGAGGGACTTCCGACCACCTCATTTCTTCCAGATCTTGAGAACGATCCCGGCCTCCTAGGCAGTAACAACTGGGCTGTTGCCGGGGGCCGTACCCTTTCCGGACATCCGTTGCTGGCGAATGATCCTCACCGCTCGATGCAGATTCCTTCACTCCGGTACTGGGTGCATCTGGTCGGACCAGATTGGGATGTGATTGGAGGTGGAGAGCCTGCATTGCCAGGCATCTCAATCGGGCACAATCGTCGGGGGGCCTGGGGCCTGACCATCTTTCCGATCGATCAGGAGGATCTTTATGTTTACGAGACGAACCCCGACAACCCACTCCTGTACCGCTATCAATCCGGATGGGAGTCGATGCGCGTCCTTTCCGAGACATTCCTCGTCAAAGGGGAGGGTGAGACGACGGTTGACCTGAAATTCACGCGTCATGGTCCTGTTCTTTACGAAGACCATGAGCATCATCGGGCCTATGCGTTGCGGGCGGCCTGGCTCGAAGTTGGTACAGCCCCCTACCTGGCCAGTCTTCGAATGAATCAGGCCTCGACCTGGGAGGAATTTCGAAAGGCGTGCCGGTACTCGCTGACACCCTCGGAAAACATGGTCTGGGCCGATGTCGATGGTCACATCGGGTGGCAGTCGGTCGGATTGGCACCGATCCGGAAAGGCTGGAATGGGCTGCTGCCGGTTCCGGGAGATGGTCGTTTCGAGTGGGAAGGGTTTCTCCCGGCCGATGAGCTCCCGCATCGACTCGACCCCCCCGAAGGTTGGATCGGGTCGGCCAATCAGAACAACCTTCCTCAAGGATATTCTCATGCGCTTGGTTTTGTTTGGGCCGATCCGTTCCGATTTGCGAGAGTGTCGGAGGTGTTGAGTTCGGGCCGACTCCTCGCGCTGGGAGACATGGTTCAATTGCAGCAGGATGAACTCTCCATTCCCGCTCGCCTCCTCGTTCCTCTGCTTCGCGGACTTGAACCCAAGGACGACCGAACACGGGACGTGCTCGATCGACTCATGTCGTGGGACTTCGTCCTCGATCGAGGCTCGATCTCAGCGGCGATCTATGTGACGTGGGAGGCCCACTTGAAAGAGGCCGTCGGGCAACGGCTGATCCCTAAAGAGGTGCGATCGGTTCTCCATCCACGTTCTCTTTCGACAGAGAAACTCGTCCACTGGCTTACATCCCCCGATGGGAGACTCGGGGCTGATCCGGTTGCCGTCCGCGATGCCATTTTGATCGATGCCCTGCACCATGCCCAGGTCGAGCTGACGGAGAGATTGGGAACCCAAATGGACCAATGGCAATATGGACAAGTCGATCTGAAACACATTCAGTTGCACCATGCATTGAGCCGAGCGGTTGATAAGGCGACTCGTGCTCAACTTGATCCTGAGCCCCGTGCCAGAGGTGGAAACGCAAGTACGGTGAATAACACCTCCGATGCCGAAAACCAGGCGTCCGGTGCTTCGTTTCGGATGATTGCCGTGGTGGGCGACTGGGATCGATCGCTGGGCACGAATGCTCCGGGGCAGTCTGGCGACCCGGGAAGCTCACATTACGACGACCTGCTCGAACCGTGGTCGAAGGGACGTGTCTTTCCGGTGATCTCGTCTCGATCCGGAGTCGAGGCTGTGACCGAGGCGACCTTGCAACTTTTCCCGACTCCTGGAACGAAGCAGGCTGAATCACCTTGA